A genomic region of Drosophila pseudoobscura strain MV-25-SWS-2005 chromosome 5, UCI_Dpse_MV25, whole genome shotgun sequence contains the following coding sequences:
- the eIF4G1 gene encoding eukaryotic translation initiation factor 4 gamma 3 isoform X2: protein MQQATPNLSTQSDIAKAMQPHSAQNMYAPQVPPTKPQPLQQSLQQQHSHTASQPQYPINKAYNVVSILKTSTPTTHQSAHLTQQQPQPHHLQHTQQQQQSYANVVNRPMAGAGPAGSQQSTVLCNGANIMTVNSCPLNSGELNSAAIYNIASHRALPGNLDGNLRFMSVPDMNKNGNCVGSGTLAASNNSPAGVCNGSSTGSSIGVAIGSTAGTYMHEKNLVGVGVKVGVSCVDTNRKFDFKNSNLLSSNSFQTAPAEYVSTGNNSSGNTRSNQQSGGIFRGPPPASNAPRGGGAGGTRHVHVQPMYQQAIHQNMVLQPYTQYNPRQQTFPTSHLQYAPAPMPYYQYQYVPTLQQQPPPHTRSAVTVNTNVGNTMQPVQSGPNGPLAGPGASSTQLQLLTGTVQQGANTVMGVGGPGSGVGQVGVAPMVGVGVMPTSVQPQSVQVQPASRRRHQHRLQIIDPATKKNILDDFDKSNSTADNDFTEQTASSATVTAPDVLSETPICIPIQDSVGINISNNVTLQAPDSRTNAPYTIEQLPVQRQDIVGQTPIVSAMSDAPSVEILPTPQKGRSKKIPIVSPKNASDSHVSTTSDADDAAAKPDAATKTTKEATQQNLSYQTASTSQQKKQEPPPQITAEVPVAATEGTNIVTSAAVLPTENLSSDLLKLEISTNLSVDVVELSETASIDTASVGSVEAKSIHTVQAISQNTSSTEISEAAAEETQTHQSEVQQTQPEQIFESSPDETDEAPMALAEEICGETRPSKTVEEITTKELLSKGAMDTTPFSELALESQSSVAAEDPERQPETGPEPETEPESFADPQLQEDIKLQQEPEATGTATVSESVLSSLINYNEGQWSPSNPSGKKQYDREQLLQLREAKASRIQPEVKNVSILPQPNLMPSFIRNNNNNKRVQSMVGVIGGRNSESGGGFIGKQVSMSGVQSGGGRGSMKGMIHVNLSLNQDVKLNQNENAWRPRGVNKSDSSADVKATQEKDELVRRVRGILNKLTPERFDTLVEEIIKLKIDTPEKMDEVIVLVFEKAIDEPNFSVSYARLCHRLISEVKARDERMESGTKSNLAHFRNALLDKTEREFTQNVSQSTAKEKKLQPVVDKIKKCNDPNEKAELEALLEEEERKIRRRSGGTVRFIGELFKISMLTGKIIYSCIDTLLNPHSEDMLECLCKLLTTVGAKFEQTPVSSKEPSRCYSLEKSIARMQAIASKTDKDGAKVSSRVRFMLQDVIDLRKNKWQSTRNEAPKTMGQIEKETKNEQLSAQYFGPLSGTTPVGSQGGSGKRDDRSNARFGDSRSGSGYSGSHSQRGDNGNLRHQQQNNGGGGSGSSGAGHSNGNNDDTWHVQTSKGSRSQALDSNKLEGLSLHISQNIENKKMGGLTQFIWNFEAARQSSAPTTTPSNPFALLSSLVDKNSSERDRDRDRDRSGPRNKGSYNKGSMERDRYGDRGLNSRTGSSQGSRENSSSRAGQQSRGLINSSVQKSASHSKYTQQAPSVRVTGKAQSSLGSSAVNVGGLYRGGDQQSAASSSSAAATSVQINRPMAPVAVFSEPSDADMKLIKAVVSEMIELSAASKGVNPTVVACMKRVPEDMRCGFLYYILTDYLHLANVGKQYRRYLAITVAHLIQQNYISVDHFRLAYKEFAECANDLIFDIPELWLYILQFAGPLIVKKILTVSDLWNKNLKDNSPSNVGKKFLKTYLTYCTREVGPSFTRSMWIKFNLHWSDFMPDNEVIDFIESNRLEYVENESKPPVIEQRETPEKHVKNVIEHIEHLLKEGATADCIIDYSNGNILVADKLFIRGLTETLSNFAIVYKDNSYKLEPEIFQKFCIPVLQRYIDSHEDHQLECLYAMQLLVHSLEHPRGLLSELIGELYDAYVIQKESLCKWRDSKDQSAGKGVAVKSLNPFFNSLFNDETN from the exons ATGCAACAAGCTACGCCAAATTTATCAACACAATCCGATATAGCTAAAGCCATGCAGCCTCATTCAGCACAAAATATG TATGCTCCACAGGTGCCGCCCACAAAGCCACAGCCTCTTCAGCAGTccctgcaacagcagcacagccacacagcGTCACAGCCACAGTATCCGATAAATAAGGCTTACAATGTGGTTTCAATACTAAAGACTTCAACGCCGACCACTCACCAGTCAGCCCACCTGacgcagcagcaaccacagcCCCATCACCTTCAgcacacacagcagcagcaacagagctACGCTAACGTTGTGAACAGGCCCATGGCTGGAGCAGGACCAGCAGGATCCCAGCAGTCTACTGTACTGTGCAACGGCGCTAACATAATGACTGTGAACAGCTGTCCGTTGAACTCTGGGGAATTGAATTCAGCCGCTATTTACAATATAGCAAGCCACAGGGCGTTACCTGGCAACCTTGATGGAAACCTTCGATTCATGAGCGTTCCAGACATGAATAAAAATGGCAACTGCGTCGGCAGCGGTACACTAGCGGCTAGTAACAACTCTCCCGCCGGAGTGTGCAACGGTTCCAGTACTGGAAGCAGCATTGGTGTCGCTATTGGTTCAACCGCTGGGACATACATGCACGAAAAGAATCTTGTTGGTGTCGGCGTAAAAGTCGGCGTCAGTTGTGTTGATACTAATAGAAAGTTCGATTTCAAAAACAGCAATCTGTTGTCAAGCAATAGCTTCCAAACAGCGCCGGCAGAG TACGTGTCAACGGGAAACAACAGTTCAGGAAACACCCGTTCAAATCAACAAAGTGGAGGCATATTTCGAGGACCACCCCCGGCGTCTAATGCTCCGCGTGGCGGTGGCGCCGGCGGAACCCGTCACGTCCATGTGCAACCTATGTATCAGCAGGCAATACACCAGAATATGGTGTTGCAGCCGTACACTCAATACAACCCGCGACAGCAAACATTTCCAACTTCTCACCTGCAATATGCACCTGCTCCAATGCCCTactaccagtaccagtacgtGCCGactctccagcagcagccgccgccgcataCACGTAGCGCCGTGACAGTTAATACAAATGTGGGCAACACAATGCAACCGGTACAGTCCGGACCCAATGGGCCGCTGGCTGGTCCCGGTGCCTCCTCgacacagctgcagctgcttaCAGGCACTGTCCAACAGGGAGCAAATACTGTCATGGGTGTGGGTGGTCCTGGCAGTGGTGTGGGGCAGGTTGGTGTGGCTCCAATGGTCGGAGTCGGTGTGATGCCAACCAGCGTGCAACCGCAATCAGTTCAAGTGCAGCCAGCGAGTAGGCGTCGACATCAGCATCGCCTACAGATCATCGATCCGgcaactaaaaaaaatatattagaCGATTTCGATAAG AGCAACTCGACTGCGGACAATGACTTCACAGAGCAAACAGCGTCTTCAGCAACAGTAACAGCTCCTGACGTTCTGTCCGAAACTCCCATTTGTATTCCAATACAGGATTCGGTTGGTATAAATATTTCCAATAACGTAACACTGCAGGCTCCAGACTCGAGAACCAACGCTCCTTATACTATAG AGCAATTGCCTGTACAGCGCCAAGACATCGTGGGTCAGACTCCAATCGTATCTGCCATGTCCGATGCACCATCTGTTGAAATATTGCCAACGCCTCAAAAGGGAAGAAGCAAAAA AATTCCCATAGTGTCTCCTAAAAACGCCTCTGACTCCCATGTCTCTACCACTT CTGATGCGGATGATGCAGCTGCAAAGCCAGACGCTGCAACCAAAACAACCAAGGAGGCTACTCAGCAAAACCTATCGTATCAGACTGCATCCACTTCCCAGCAGAAGAAGCAGGAGCCACCGCCACAGATCACAGCGGAAGTGCCAGTCGCCGCAACGGAGGGAACCAACATTGTTACCTCAGCTGCTGTGCTGCCCACTGAGAACCTTTCATCCGATTTGCTAAAATTGGAGATATCAACAAATCTGTCTGTTGACGTTGTTGAACTGTCGGAGACGGCGAGCATTGATACCGCTTCGGTGGGTTCCGTCGAAGCCAAGTCGATTCACACAGTCCAAGCCATCTCTCAGAACACCTCTTCAACCGAAATATCAGAGGCCGCAGCTGAGGAAACCCAGACCCACCAGAGTGAAGTACAGCAAACACAGCCAGAACAAATCTTCGAAAGTTCCCCTGATGAGACTGATGAAGCGCCGATGGCATTAGCAGAAGAGATTTGTGGCGAGACCCGACCATCCAAAACAGTAGAAGAAATAACGACTAAAGAACTTTTATCAAAAGGTGCAATGGATACGACGCCTTTCTCTGAGCTGGCACTAGAGTCGCAGTCCAGTGTTGCCGCAGAAGATCCAGAGCGTCAACCTGAGACAggtccagagccagagacggaGCCTGAGTCTTTTGCCGATCCTCAACTCCAAGAAGATATTAAACTGCAACAGGAACCAGAAGCCACTGGCACAGCCACGGTCTCAGAAAGTGTTTTATCATCGTTGATTAATTACAATGAGGGTCAATGGTCACCCAGCAATCCCAGCGGCAAGAAACAATATGATCGCGAgcagttgctgcagctgcgcgAGGCAAAGGCCTCGCGTATACAGCCGGAAGTAAAGAACGTTTCGATACTGCCCCAGCCAAACCTAATGCCGTCGTTCatccgcaacaacaacaacaacaagcgaGTGCAGTCGATGGTTGGTGTGATTGGAGGTCGCAACAGCGAGTCGGGAGGGGGTTTCATTGGCAAACAGGTGTCGATGTCGGGTGTGCAAAGTGGAGGTGGTAGGGGCAGCATGAAGGGTATGATACATGTCAACCTGTCACTGAATCAGGACGTGAAACTGAATCAGAACGAGAATGCCTGGCGTCCTCGAGGCGTAAACAAGTCTGATAGTAGTGCAGACGTTAAGGCCACTCAAGAGAAGGATGAGTTGGTGAGACGGGTCAGGGGTATTCTGAACAAGCTTACCCCCGAGCGTTTCGATACGCTGGTCGAGGAGATAATCAAATTGAAGATTGATACGCCCGAAAAGATGGACGAGGTTATTGTCTTAGTGTTTGAGAAGGCCATTGACGAACCAAACTTCTCGGTTTCGTACGCCAGGCTGTGCCATCGCCTTATAAGTGAAGTGAAAGCTCGCGACGAGCGTATGGAGAGCGGCACTAAATCAAATCTAGCACACTTCCGGAATGCCTTGTTGGACAAAACGGAGCGCGAGTTCACGCAGAACGTCTCACAAAGTACCGCAAAGGAGAAGAAACTGCAGCCAGTTGTAGACAAGATAAAAAAGTGCAACGATCCGAACGAAAAAGCCGAGCTTGAAGCACTTCTGGAGGAGGAAGAGCGAAAAATACGCAGACGCTCCGGAGGCACGGTTCGATTTATTGGGGAGCTCTTTAAGATATCTATGCTGACTGGTAAAATCATATACTCCTGCATTGATACTCTGCTGAATCCGCACTCGGAGGATATGCTTGAGTGCCTCTGCAAGCTGCTGACAACCGTCGGGGCCAAGTTTGAGCAGACCCCCGTCAGCTCTAAGGAACCGTCACGATGCTATTCGCTGGAGAAGTCCATAGCCAGAATGCAGGCAATCGCTTCCAAGACCGACAAAGACGGCGCCAAAGTAAGCTCCCGCGTGCGGTTTATGCTCCAAGACGTGATAGATCTGCGCAAGAACAAATGGCAATCGACACGCAACGAAGCACCGAAAACCATGGGACAAATCGAAAAGGAGACCAAGAACGAGCAGCTATCAGCGCAATATTTTGGTCCGCTCTCCGGCACTACCCCCGTTGGGTCCCAGGGAGGATCGGGAAAACGAGACGATCGCAGCAATGCTCGATTCGGAGATTCTCGTTCTGGCAGCGGCTATTCCGGCAGTCACAGTCAGCGCGGGGACAATGGAAACCTGCGAcaccagcagcaaaacaacggaggcggaggcagtggCTCCAGTGGTGCTGGTCATTCTAACGGAAACAACGATGACACATGGCATGTACAAACAAGCAAGGGCAGCCGCTCTCAAGCTCTTGATAGCAATAAACTGGAGGGTCTG AGTTTACACATAAGCCAAAACATagagaacaaaaaaatgggTGGTCTAACTCAATTTATTTGGAATTTTGAAGCTGCGAGACAATCTTCTGCTCCCACAACTACGCCATCCAATCCCTTTGCATTGTTGTCGTCCCTAGTGGATAAGAATAGCAGCGAACGGGATCGGGATCGTGACCGTGACCGCAGTGGCCCCAGAAACAAGGGATCATACAACAAGGGATCTATGGAGCGTGATCGTTATGGCGATAGAG GTCTCAACTCGAGAACTGGATCATCACAGGGATCGCGGGAGAATTCTTCCTCTCGCGCTGGACAGCAGAGTCGCGGATTGATAAACTCTTCAGTTCAAAAGTCTGCTAGTCACTCAAAATATACACAACAGGCTCCATCAGTTCGAGTTACTGGCAAG GCACAAAGCTCACTAGGAAGTTCCGCTGTCAACGTTGGAGGCCTTTACAGAGGTGGTGATCAGCAGTCGGCTGCGTCCAGTTCCAGTGCCGCTGCAACGTCAGTTCAGATAAATCGACCTATGGCCCCTGTGGCCGTGTTCAGCGAGCCCAGTGATGCCGACATGAAGCTGATCAAGGCGGTTGTCTCGGAAATGATAGAGCTTTCCGCAGCCTCCAAGGGTGTAAATCCGACGGTAGTTGCGTGTATGAAACGGGTACCGGAGGACATGCGTTGTGGTTTCTTGTACTACATATTAACGGATTATTTACATCTGGCCAATGTGGGCAAACAGTACAGGCGGTACCTGGCCATTACCGTGGCGCATCTAATACAACAGAACTACATCTCCGTGGATCACTTTAGACTGGCGTACAAAGAATTTGCCGAGTGCGCAAACGATttaatttttgatattccagAACTTTGGCTGTATATTCTGCAATTTGCCG GACCActaattgtgaagaaaatattgACGGTATCAGATCTGTGGAACAAAAATCTGAAAGACAACAGCCCATCAAATGTGGGTAAAAAGTTCCTCAAAACCTATTTGACATACTGTACACGAGAAGTAGGACCGAGTTTCACTCGTAGTATGTGGATCAAGTTCAACCTGCACTGGTCCGACTTTATGCCTGACAACGAAGTTATCGATTTCATTGAATCCAAT AGACTAGAGTATGTGGAAAACGAGTCGAAACCGCCAGTGATTGAGCAGCGCGAAACACCAGAGAAGCACGTTAAAAATGTGATAGAACATATAGAGCATTTGCTAAAGGAAGGAGCGACGGCAGACTGCATCATCGATTACAGTAAC GGAAATATTTTGGTGGCTGATAAACTGTTTATTAGAGGCTTGACTGAAACGTTGAGTAATTTTGCAA
- the eIF4G1 gene encoding eukaryotic translation initiation factor 4 gamma 3 isoform X1, with translation MQQATPNLSTQSDIAKAMQPHSAQNMILPANKKSKKYAPQVPPTKPQPLQQSLQQQHSHTASQPQYPINKAYNVVSILKTSTPTTHQSAHLTQQQPQPHHLQHTQQQQQSYANVVNRPMAGAGPAGSQQSTVLCNGANIMTVNSCPLNSGELNSAAIYNIASHRALPGNLDGNLRFMSVPDMNKNGNCVGSGTLAASNNSPAGVCNGSSTGSSIGVAIGSTAGTYMHEKNLVGVGVKVGVSCVDTNRKFDFKNSNLLSSNSFQTAPAEYVSTGNNSSGNTRSNQQSGGIFRGPPPASNAPRGGGAGGTRHVHVQPMYQQAIHQNMVLQPYTQYNPRQQTFPTSHLQYAPAPMPYYQYQYVPTLQQQPPPHTRSAVTVNTNVGNTMQPVQSGPNGPLAGPGASSTQLQLLTGTVQQGANTVMGVGGPGSGVGQVGVAPMVGVGVMPTSVQPQSVQVQPASRRRHQHRLQIIDPATKKNILDDFDKSNSTADNDFTEQTASSATVTAPDVLSETPICIPIQDSVGINISNNVTLQAPDSRTNAPYTIEQLPVQRQDIVGQTPIVSAMSDAPSVEILPTPQKGRSKKIPIVSPKNASDSHVSTTSDADDAAAKPDAATKTTKEATQQNLSYQTASTSQQKKQEPPPQITAEVPVAATEGTNIVTSAAVLPTENLSSDLLKLEISTNLSVDVVELSETASIDTASVGSVEAKSIHTVQAISQNTSSTEISEAAAEETQTHQSEVQQTQPEQIFESSPDETDEAPMALAEEICGETRPSKTVEEITTKELLSKGAMDTTPFSELALESQSSVAAEDPERQPETGPEPETEPESFADPQLQEDIKLQQEPEATGTATVSESVLSSLINYNEGQWSPSNPSGKKQYDREQLLQLREAKASRIQPEVKNVSILPQPNLMPSFIRNNNNNKRVQSMVGVIGGRNSESGGGFIGKQVSMSGVQSGGGRGSMKGMIHVNLSLNQDVKLNQNENAWRPRGVNKSDSSADVKATQEKDELVRRVRGILNKLTPERFDTLVEEIIKLKIDTPEKMDEVIVLVFEKAIDEPNFSVSYARLCHRLISEVKARDERMESGTKSNLAHFRNALLDKTEREFTQNVSQSTAKEKKLQPVVDKIKKCNDPNEKAELEALLEEEERKIRRRSGGTVRFIGELFKISMLTGKIIYSCIDTLLNPHSEDMLECLCKLLTTVGAKFEQTPVSSKEPSRCYSLEKSIARMQAIASKTDKDGAKVSSRVRFMLQDVIDLRKNKWQSTRNEAPKTMGQIEKETKNEQLSAQYFGPLSGTTPVGSQGGSGKRDDRSNARFGDSRSGSGYSGSHSQRGDNGNLRHQQQNNGGGGSGSSGAGHSNGNNDDTWHVQTSKGSRSQALDSNKLEGLSLHISQNIENKKMGGLTQFIWNFEAARQSSAPTTTPSNPFALLSSLVDKNSSERDRDRDRDRSGPRNKGSYNKGSMERDRYGDRGLNSRTGSSQGSRENSSSRAGQQSRGLINSSVQKSASHSKYTQQAPSVRVTGKAQSSLGSSAVNVGGLYRGGDQQSAASSSSAAATSVQINRPMAPVAVFSEPSDADMKLIKAVVSEMIELSAASKGVNPTVVACMKRVPEDMRCGFLYYILTDYLHLANVGKQYRRYLAITVAHLIQQNYISVDHFRLAYKEFAECANDLIFDIPELWLYILQFAGPLIVKKILTVSDLWNKNLKDNSPSNVGKKFLKTYLTYCTREVGPSFTRSMWIKFNLHWSDFMPDNEVIDFIESNRLEYVENESKPPVIEQRETPEKHVKNVIEHIEHLLKEGATADCIIDYSNGNILVADKLFIRGLTETLSNFAIVYKDNSYKLEPEIFQKFCIPVLQRYIDSHEDHQLECLYAMQLLVHSLEHPRGLLSELIGELYDAYVIQKESLCKWRDSKDQSAGKGVAVKSLNPFFNSLFNDETN, from the exons ATGCAACAAGCTACGCCAAATTTATCAACACAATCCGATATAGCTAAAGCCATGCAGCCTCATTCAGCACAAAATATG ATATTGCCAGCCAATAAAAAGTCCAAAAAGTATGCTCCACAGGTGCCGCCCACAAAGCCACAGCCTCTTCAGCAGTccctgcaacagcagcacagccacacagcGTCACAGCCACAGTATCCGATAAATAAGGCTTACAATGTGGTTTCAATACTAAAGACTTCAACGCCGACCACTCACCAGTCAGCCCACCTGacgcagcagcaaccacagcCCCATCACCTTCAgcacacacagcagcagcaacagagctACGCTAACGTTGTGAACAGGCCCATGGCTGGAGCAGGACCAGCAGGATCCCAGCAGTCTACTGTACTGTGCAACGGCGCTAACATAATGACTGTGAACAGCTGTCCGTTGAACTCTGGGGAATTGAATTCAGCCGCTATTTACAATATAGCAAGCCACAGGGCGTTACCTGGCAACCTTGATGGAAACCTTCGATTCATGAGCGTTCCAGACATGAATAAAAATGGCAACTGCGTCGGCAGCGGTACACTAGCGGCTAGTAACAACTCTCCCGCCGGAGTGTGCAACGGTTCCAGTACTGGAAGCAGCATTGGTGTCGCTATTGGTTCAACCGCTGGGACATACATGCACGAAAAGAATCTTGTTGGTGTCGGCGTAAAAGTCGGCGTCAGTTGTGTTGATACTAATAGAAAGTTCGATTTCAAAAACAGCAATCTGTTGTCAAGCAATAGCTTCCAAACAGCGCCGGCAGAG TACGTGTCAACGGGAAACAACAGTTCAGGAAACACCCGTTCAAATCAACAAAGTGGAGGCATATTTCGAGGACCACCCCCGGCGTCTAATGCTCCGCGTGGCGGTGGCGCCGGCGGAACCCGTCACGTCCATGTGCAACCTATGTATCAGCAGGCAATACACCAGAATATGGTGTTGCAGCCGTACACTCAATACAACCCGCGACAGCAAACATTTCCAACTTCTCACCTGCAATATGCACCTGCTCCAATGCCCTactaccagtaccagtacgtGCCGactctccagcagcagccgccgccgcataCACGTAGCGCCGTGACAGTTAATACAAATGTGGGCAACACAATGCAACCGGTACAGTCCGGACCCAATGGGCCGCTGGCTGGTCCCGGTGCCTCCTCgacacagctgcagctgcttaCAGGCACTGTCCAACAGGGAGCAAATACTGTCATGGGTGTGGGTGGTCCTGGCAGTGGTGTGGGGCAGGTTGGTGTGGCTCCAATGGTCGGAGTCGGTGTGATGCCAACCAGCGTGCAACCGCAATCAGTTCAAGTGCAGCCAGCGAGTAGGCGTCGACATCAGCATCGCCTACAGATCATCGATCCGgcaactaaaaaaaatatattagaCGATTTCGATAAG AGCAACTCGACTGCGGACAATGACTTCACAGAGCAAACAGCGTCTTCAGCAACAGTAACAGCTCCTGACGTTCTGTCCGAAACTCCCATTTGTATTCCAATACAGGATTCGGTTGGTATAAATATTTCCAATAACGTAACACTGCAGGCTCCAGACTCGAGAACCAACGCTCCTTATACTATAG AGCAATTGCCTGTACAGCGCCAAGACATCGTGGGTCAGACTCCAATCGTATCTGCCATGTCCGATGCACCATCTGTTGAAATATTGCCAACGCCTCAAAAGGGAAGAAGCAAAAA AATTCCCATAGTGTCTCCTAAAAACGCCTCTGACTCCCATGTCTCTACCACTT CTGATGCGGATGATGCAGCTGCAAAGCCAGACGCTGCAACCAAAACAACCAAGGAGGCTACTCAGCAAAACCTATCGTATCAGACTGCATCCACTTCCCAGCAGAAGAAGCAGGAGCCACCGCCACAGATCACAGCGGAAGTGCCAGTCGCCGCAACGGAGGGAACCAACATTGTTACCTCAGCTGCTGTGCTGCCCACTGAGAACCTTTCATCCGATTTGCTAAAATTGGAGATATCAACAAATCTGTCTGTTGACGTTGTTGAACTGTCGGAGACGGCGAGCATTGATACCGCTTCGGTGGGTTCCGTCGAAGCCAAGTCGATTCACACAGTCCAAGCCATCTCTCAGAACACCTCTTCAACCGAAATATCAGAGGCCGCAGCTGAGGAAACCCAGACCCACCAGAGTGAAGTACAGCAAACACAGCCAGAACAAATCTTCGAAAGTTCCCCTGATGAGACTGATGAAGCGCCGATGGCATTAGCAGAAGAGATTTGTGGCGAGACCCGACCATCCAAAACAGTAGAAGAAATAACGACTAAAGAACTTTTATCAAAAGGTGCAATGGATACGACGCCTTTCTCTGAGCTGGCACTAGAGTCGCAGTCCAGTGTTGCCGCAGAAGATCCAGAGCGTCAACCTGAGACAggtccagagccagagacggaGCCTGAGTCTTTTGCCGATCCTCAACTCCAAGAAGATATTAAACTGCAACAGGAACCAGAAGCCACTGGCACAGCCACGGTCTCAGAAAGTGTTTTATCATCGTTGATTAATTACAATGAGGGTCAATGGTCACCCAGCAATCCCAGCGGCAAGAAACAATATGATCGCGAgcagttgctgcagctgcgcgAGGCAAAGGCCTCGCGTATACAGCCGGAAGTAAAGAACGTTTCGATACTGCCCCAGCCAAACCTAATGCCGTCGTTCatccgcaacaacaacaacaacaagcgaGTGCAGTCGATGGTTGGTGTGATTGGAGGTCGCAACAGCGAGTCGGGAGGGGGTTTCATTGGCAAACAGGTGTCGATGTCGGGTGTGCAAAGTGGAGGTGGTAGGGGCAGCATGAAGGGTATGATACATGTCAACCTGTCACTGAATCAGGACGTGAAACTGAATCAGAACGAGAATGCCTGGCGTCCTCGAGGCGTAAACAAGTCTGATAGTAGTGCAGACGTTAAGGCCACTCAAGAGAAGGATGAGTTGGTGAGACGGGTCAGGGGTATTCTGAACAAGCTTACCCCCGAGCGTTTCGATACGCTGGTCGAGGAGATAATCAAATTGAAGATTGATACGCCCGAAAAGATGGACGAGGTTATTGTCTTAGTGTTTGAGAAGGCCATTGACGAACCAAACTTCTCGGTTTCGTACGCCAGGCTGTGCCATCGCCTTATAAGTGAAGTGAAAGCTCGCGACGAGCGTATGGAGAGCGGCACTAAATCAAATCTAGCACACTTCCGGAATGCCTTGTTGGACAAAACGGAGCGCGAGTTCACGCAGAACGTCTCACAAAGTACCGCAAAGGAGAAGAAACTGCAGCCAGTTGTAGACAAGATAAAAAAGTGCAACGATCCGAACGAAAAAGCCGAGCTTGAAGCACTTCTGGAGGAGGAAGAGCGAAAAATACGCAGACGCTCCGGAGGCACGGTTCGATTTATTGGGGAGCTCTTTAAGATATCTATGCTGACTGGTAAAATCATATACTCCTGCATTGATACTCTGCTGAATCCGCACTCGGAGGATATGCTTGAGTGCCTCTGCAAGCTGCTGACAACCGTCGGGGCCAAGTTTGAGCAGACCCCCGTCAGCTCTAAGGAACCGTCACGATGCTATTCGCTGGAGAAGTCCATAGCCAGAATGCAGGCAATCGCTTCCAAGACCGACAAAGACGGCGCCAAAGTAAGCTCCCGCGTGCGGTTTATGCTCCAAGACGTGATAGATCTGCGCAAGAACAAATGGCAATCGACACGCAACGAAGCACCGAAAACCATGGGACAAATCGAAAAGGAGACCAAGAACGAGCAGCTATCAGCGCAATATTTTGGTCCGCTCTCCGGCACTACCCCCGTTGGGTCCCAGGGAGGATCGGGAAAACGAGACGATCGCAGCAATGCTCGATTCGGAGATTCTCGTTCTGGCAGCGGCTATTCCGGCAGTCACAGTCAGCGCGGGGACAATGGAAACCTGCGAcaccagcagcaaaacaacggaggcggaggcagtggCTCCAGTGGTGCTGGTCATTCTAACGGAAACAACGATGACACATGGCATGTACAAACAAGCAAGGGCAGCCGCTCTCAAGCTCTTGATAGCAATAAACTGGAGGGTCTG AGTTTACACATAAGCCAAAACATagagaacaaaaaaatgggTGGTCTAACTCAATTTATTTGGAATTTTGAAGCTGCGAGACAATCTTCTGCTCCCACAACTACGCCATCCAATCCCTTTGCATTGTTGTCGTCCCTAGTGGATAAGAATAGCAGCGAACGGGATCGGGATCGTGACCGTGACCGCAGTGGCCCCAGAAACAAGGGATCATACAACAAGGGATCTATGGAGCGTGATCGTTATGGCGATAGAG GTCTCAACTCGAGAACTGGATCATCACAGGGATCGCGGGAGAATTCTTCCTCTCGCGCTGGACAGCAGAGTCGCGGATTGATAAACTCTTCAGTTCAAAAGTCTGCTAGTCACTCAAAATATACACAACAGGCTCCATCAGTTCGAGTTACTGGCAAG GCACAAAGCTCACTAGGAAGTTCCGCTGTCAACGTTGGAGGCCTTTACAGAGGTGGTGATCAGCAGTCGGCTGCGTCCAGTTCCAGTGCCGCTGCAACGTCAGTTCAGATAAATCGACCTATGGCCCCTGTGGCCGTGTTCAGCGAGCCCAGTGATGCCGACATGAAGCTGATCAAGGCGGTTGTCTCGGAAATGATAGAGCTTTCCGCAGCCTCCAAGGGTGTAAATCCGACGGTAGTTGCGTGTATGAAACGGGTACCGGAGGACATGCGTTGTGGTTTCTTGTACTACATATTAACGGATTATTTACATCTGGCCAATGTGGGCAAACAGTACAGGCGGTACCTGGCCATTACCGTGGCGCATCTAATACAACAGAACTACATCTCCGTGGATCACTTTAGACTGGCGTACAAAGAATTTGCCGAGTGCGCAAACGATttaatttttgatattccagAACTTTGGCTGTATATTCTGCAATTTGCCG GACCActaattgtgaagaaaatattgACGGTATCAGATCTGTGGAACAAAAATCTGAAAGACAACAGCCCATCAAATGTGGGTAAAAAGTTCCTCAAAACCTATTTGACATACTGTACACGAGAAGTAGGACCGAGTTTCACTCGTAGTATGTGGATCAAGTTCAACCTGCACTGGTCCGACTTTATGCCTGACAACGAAGTTATCGATTTCATTGAATCCAAT AGACTAGAGTATGTGGAAAACGAGTCGAAACCGCCAGTGATTGAGCAGCGCGAAACACCAGAGAAGCACGTTAAAAATGTGATAGAACATATAGAGCATTTGCTAAAGGAAGGAGCGACGGCAGACTGCATCATCGATTACAGTAAC GGAAATATTTTGGTGGCTGATAAACTGTTTATTAGAGGCTTGACTGAAACGTTGAGTAATTTTGCAA